One genomic window of Chelonia mydas isolate rCheMyd1 chromosome 27, rCheMyd1.pri.v2, whole genome shotgun sequence includes the following:
- the CCDC200 gene encoding coiled-coil domain-containing protein 200 isoform X4: MSAYHWEARRRQLMLERRRRNQLLQQKAQEASKKVPEQRPEINTPQLQPQRPPAPVTCSCQCCPCKCHYVTTSSAKLPRRFSAVQYTQQW; encoded by the exons ATGTCCGCCTACCACTGGGAGGCCCGGCGCAGGCAGCTGATGCTGGAGCGCAGGAGGCGGAACCAGCTCCTCCAGCAG AAGGCGCAAGAAGCCTCCAAGAAGGTGCCCGAGCAGAGGCCTGAAATCAAcaccccccagctgcagccccagaggcCCCCCGCGCCAG TCACCTGCTCCTGCCAGTGCTGCCCATGCAAGTGTCATTACGTGACAACAAGCAGCGCAAAACTGCCACGTAGATTCTCA GCTGTACAATACACACAACAATGGTAA
- the CCDC200 gene encoding coiled-coil domain-containing protein 200 isoform X3 has product MSAYHWEARRRQLMLERRRRNQLLQQKAQEASKKVPEQRPEINTPQLQPQRPPAPEVTCSCQCCPCKCHYVTTSSAKLPRRFSAVQYTQQW; this is encoded by the exons ATGTCCGCCTACCACTGGGAGGCCCGGCGCAGGCAGCTGATGCTGGAGCGCAGGAGGCGGAACCAGCTCCTCCAGCAG AAGGCGCAAGAAGCCTCCAAGAAGGTGCCCGAGCAGAGGCCTGAAATCAAcaccccccagctgcagccccagaggcCCCCCGCGCCAG AAGTCACCTGCTCCTGCCAGTGCTGCCCATGCAAGTGTCATTACGTGACAACAAGCAGCGCAAAACTGCCACGTAGATTCTCA GCTGTACAATACACACAACAATGGTAA
- the CCDC200 gene encoding coiled-coil domain-containing protein 200 isoform X2: MKLPSEARELDSTRLNNCPQPAMGRGLCWQETPQAPAVWNLNSQKAQEASKKVPEQRPEINTPQLQPQRPPAPVTCSCQCCPCKCHYVTTSSAKLPRRFSAVQYTQQW, from the exons ATGAAGCTGCCAAGCGAAGCCAGAGAGCTGGATTCCACCAGGCTGAATAACTGTCCGCAGCCTGCgatgggcagggggctgtgctGGCAGGAGACACCCCAAGCCCCGGCGGTTTGGAACCTGAACAGCCAG AAGGCGCAAGAAGCCTCCAAGAAGGTGCCCGAGCAGAGGCCTGAAATCAAcaccccccagctgcagccccagaggcCCCCCGCGCCAG TCACCTGCTCCTGCCAGTGCTGCCCATGCAAGTGTCATTACGTGACAACAAGCAGCGCAAAACTGCCACGTAGATTCTCA GCTGTACAATACACACAACAATGGTAA
- the CCDC200 gene encoding coiled-coil domain-containing protein 200 isoform X1, with product MKLPSEARELDSTRLNNCPQPAMGRGLCWQETPQAPAVWNLNSQKAQEASKKVPEQRPEINTPQLQPQRPPAPEVTCSCQCCPCKCHYVTTSSAKLPRRFSAVQYTQQW from the exons ATGAAGCTGCCAAGCGAAGCCAGAGAGCTGGATTCCACCAGGCTGAATAACTGTCCGCAGCCTGCgatgggcagggggctgtgctGGCAGGAGACACCCCAAGCCCCGGCGGTTTGGAACCTGAACAGCCAG AAGGCGCAAGAAGCCTCCAAGAAGGTGCCCGAGCAGAGGCCTGAAATCAAcaccccccagctgcagccccagaggcCCCCCGCGCCAG AAGTCACCTGCTCCTGCCAGTGCTGCCCATGCAAGTGTCATTACGTGACAACAAGCAGCGCAAAACTGCCACGTAGATTCTCA GCTGTACAATACACACAACAATGGTAA